A DNA window from Camelina sativa cultivar DH55 chromosome 13, Cs, whole genome shotgun sequence contains the following coding sequences:
- the LOC104736453 gene encoding histone-lysine N-methyltransferase ATXR6-like: MVAVRRRRTQASNPRSEPPQADDSDSDSNSDWDTVCQECNSGKQPAKLLLCDKCDKGFHLFCLRPILVSVPKGSWFCPSCSKHQIPKSFPLVQTKIIDFFRIKRSPDSSQSSTSSDSVGKKRKKTSLVMSKKKRKLLPYIPTNDSQRRLEQMASLATALRASNTKFSNELTYVSGKAPRSSNQAAFEKGGMQVLSKDGVETLALCKHMMDRGECPPLMVVFDPYEGFAVEADRFMKDWTIITEYVGDVDYLSNREDDYDGDSMMTLLHASDPTQCLVICPYKCSNIARFISGINNHSPEGRKKQNLKCVRFNINGEARVLLVANRDISKGERLYYDYNGYEHEYPTEHFV, from the exons ATGGTGGCagtaaggagaagaagaacccaGGCGTCAAACCCTAGATCCGAACCTCCGCAGGCGGatgattcagattcagattcaaatTCAGATTGGGATACGGTCTGCCAAGAATGCAACTCCGGGAAACAACCTGCGAAGCTTCTTCTTTGCGACAAATGCGATAAAGGGTTTCATCTCTTTTGTCTCAGACCAATCCTCGTTTCAGTTCCCAAAGGCTCCTGGTTCTGCCCTTCTTGTTCCAAACACCAGATCCCCAAAT CATTCCCTCTTGTTCAGactaaaattattgattttttccGGATTAAGCGGTCTCCAGATTCATCTCAATCCTCAACTTCTTCAG ATAGTGTTGGGAAGAAACGGAAAAAGACTAGCTTGGtgatgtcaaagaagaagagaaagcttcTTCCTTACATTCCTACTAATGATTCTCAAAGGAGGCTCGAGCAAATGGCGTCTCTCGCTACTGCGTTGAGAGCTTCCAACACCAAGTTCAGCAATGAGCttacttatgtatctggcaaggCTCCGAGATCTTCAAACCAAGCTGCTTTTGAGAAAGGAGGCATGCAG GTTCTATCTAAAGATGGTGTAGAGACCTTAGCCTTGTGCAAGCATATGATGGACCGTGGTGAATGCCCGCCTCTTATGGTCGTCTTTGATCCTTATGAAGG GTTTGCGGTAGAAGCAGACAGGTTTATGAAAGACTGGACCATAATCACAGAGTACGTTGGAGATGTTGATTATCTGAGCAACAGAGAAGATGACTATGATGGTGACAGCATGATGACTCTACTTCATGCCTCTGATCCTACTCAATGCCTCGTTATTTGCCCTTACAAATGTAGTAACATCGCACGGTTCATCAGCGGCATCAACAATCACTCACC AGAAGGGAGGAAGAAGCAGAACCTGAAGTGTGTGAGGTTCAACATCAACGGAGAAGCTAGGGTTCTACTTGTAGCTAACAGAGACATATCCAAAGGAGAGAGATTATATTATGATTACAACGGATATGAACATGAGTATCCAACTGAACATTTTGTATAA